ACCCACTCATATAATGCCCCAATCCAAACAAATTGGAATAATAGAACAATGGCCAGAGAAGCATTTAAGGTTTGTAGGGATTGACAATAAAATAAACCTGTCAAACCGGACGGAATTCCCGATAGTATTAGCTTTGAAGTTTGTTTATAAGTTAATTTTTTCCTTTTCGTAAATAAAACCACAATCCAACTCAGTACTGTACCAAAGAAATATTGCGCACCCGTTACCTCTGCTACTGTAAAACCTGCCGAGTACGCCAACTTAACAAATGTCGACAATATCCCGTAACAGCAACCTCCTAAGAAAACAATGAATGCATAATGCCACAGTTTCATAATAATCCTCCTTTGTGAATGTAAAAAAAGCCACACAAATGTCCACTAAGGCATTTGTGTGGCGAAAATAGAGATGACTCTCTAGAAAAATCCACATCCAAAACAAGTTTTAGTATTCCGTTTCGCTATCAGTATAGAAGCAAACTTTGGCCATTGTCAATAACTTGATACCAAAAAGAAAATTCAATTTGCGTTTTCAATTAAAAGATGAAAGCGTTGCCAAAATCGAGAGTTGAAAAATCTCTGGAGTTATTACGGTCATGCAAAGTGGGGGGCAGGTTTACTTGGAATTGAATAGTAGCGTATTTGCTATTTGGGCTGATGACGGTCTGCTTTAAGGATGAAGGGATTTGCCCGATTTGCTCCTTGAGCACTTCTTTATCATTGGATACTGAGCCACTTAACTGCGATATGATTGATAGTAAACTGATTGACTTGATAGGGGTAGTGACAGCATCGCTGAAACCACCCGCAAACATGTGTGAAAATATGTAATTTGAACAAAAGAAACCTAAACGGGTGCCATCTCTCTTGGACAACACATCGGTCAACGCAACTTCAGGCAAATGCCCGGAATTACTTGGATTATTGGGGAATAATTCGAATGTATAAGTGAAAACAATTTAAAAATTAGTACCAACGTCTTGTTAGGACATTTGTTTAGTGTAGACGTAGTATTCTTTCCATCATTAAAATCATCATACAGAAAAGAAATTAGAAAAGCTGTTGATTAGGTATTTAAATCAACGGCTCTTTTTGGTGCATAGCGTGCTTTCTTTGCAGGGTTGATTCCCCATGCCGTTGCGAATTCCATTTTTATTCCCGGTTAGTCTTTGAGCTTAACTTAATGACATTGATCTAATCCCTCGCGCTTTCGATTCGTCTTAGTTTCTCAGTATCCCGAGCTGGAGATGAACCAAAGAAGCGGGAGTACTCTCGATTAAACTGTGAGGGACTCTGATAGCCAACTTGATATGCGGCACTGGCTACTGCATAGCCCTCAAATGCAATGAGGTTTCTAGCTTCCAAAAGCCTCAACTGCTTTTGAAATTGAATCGGACTTAAACCCGTTGCACGTTTAAACTGACGGTGAAAGGTATTTATAGCCATACCAGATTTTGATGCCATCTCACCGATGTCTATTGGCCTCATAAAATTATCGCGAAACCATTTTACAATTTGAGAAATCTTAGAGAAATCACTTTCCCGCAGACCCAGTTGCCTCAGATACCATCCTTGTGGTCCCATCAGAACGCGATAAAGGATTTCGCGTTCATAAGCCGGTGCAAGAGCTGGAATATCTCTTGATGTATTCGTTAATCGCAATAAGCGCAGCCATGCCTCCATAAATTCAATATCTATTTCACAAGCTGCGAACTGCTCAGAAGAAGTTGGTATTAGATTTTCAGGCAGATCTCTTAATAAACTCTGAAGAACATTCTGATTCAACGCAAGACCAAGGGACATGTAAGGACGGCCATCACGGTCTGGATGTACACTCGCCGTTGCGGGAACATGTACCGGCAGCACATAATACGAGGGCCCCTCCAGGGTAGTGCTGCGCTCCCCGATTGAAAGAATCTTTGTTCCTTGAACCGTAAAACCGATCATCGGCTCGTAGAGCGCTGCGAGCTGATGTGCGGGAATATCTCCCTTAATCATGCTCAGCCCCGGTACTCCGGTTTCAATCGGTCGAGTACCTGCACTTTTCATTAAATCAATAATTTCATCTAAAACTTTATTCATGCACTTATTTTACCACATGACTCCTTATCCCTCAACACAACTCAGAAATGCACCGGCATTTTTAGGCTCTTCTTATAATAAAGAGAAGGGATACTCCTGGTTTATCGAAATCATACATGGTGGTTTTAGGCAATTAATAGGCATTATTAAATCTATATTATTTCAGCAGAAACCACTAAAATAAAATCCAGATCGAACACAAGAAAGGAAGGATCTTATGAAAATTGCAATCGTAACAGGTGGAAGCAATGGCATTGGGAAAGCGACGGCTCTTGAGCTTGGCAAGCGCGGAATTAGCGTCATTCTCACATACAATTCCAATAAGGACCGGGCAGAAGCTGTCGTTAAGGAAGTTGAGAAGAATAAAGGAGTTCGGGCTGTAGCACTGAAGTTGGATCTGACGCAAATATCAACATTCGAAGGTTTCGTTCTAGAAGTAAAAAAGAGCCTCAAAGAAATTTGGGACAGAACGACTTTCGATTACTTAGTTAATAATGGCGGTGTTGGCGGACCCATGATGTTCCATGAGATGAGCGAAGAGTACTTCGACAAAATTCTTAATACGAACTTTAAAGGACCGGTTTTTTTAACACAACACCTCGTCCAATTCATGGATGATGCTGGAGCCATCGTAAATACCACGAGTTCATCCAAGAACCAATCGTTTCCAGGATACTCCGCCTACGGCTCGTTAAAAGCAGCATTCTCAACCTGGACTCGCTATATCGCCAAAGAACTTGCACCTCGCAAAATTCGGGTCAACGCCGTTTCTCCCGGTCCTACGCACAGCAATTTCGGCGATGGAGTATTCGATAAACATCCCGAATTCATCAAGCCGCTGGCTGAGCAATCTGTATTTGGCAGAATCGGCCAACCAGAAGATCTTGCGAAGGTCATTGTGAACGTATTGTCCGATGATTTCGGCTGGGTTACAGCCCAAGACATTGAAGTGTCTGGCGGACATTTGCTTTAAGAATGTGAGGACGGTAAGAGAGCCGAATCTTGAAGAAACGACGGATACTAAACATTGATAGACATTTAACCAGTTCCCACACATTTTAAAATCAGGAAGAAAGAAGATTATATTTCAATCTAAAATGACCAAAGAAAAAGACGTGAGAGCTTTGTAAGCTCTCGCGTTTTAATATTTCATCAATGTTTATTTTAACTCGATACCTTCTGTTTAGCTTTCTAAAACTAATTTTAAAATTTTGGGGGATCGCAACAGAACTACAACTTCTGTATGCACTGTCCGGAAAGCCAATAAAGTACTTGGAGCAGCTGGTTTTTTTATGAGAAAAATGGAAGTGAGAAAAACAACGACAAATAATAAGGCACATGATTGTGACACAATCCATATAGATTCATAGTCTATAAGGGCTTTAGTCGAGTTACTGACATATGTATAAAATACGAGTTTTGTGAATATGATAAGCAGCAGTAGAATTTAAATTTAAATGA
This DNA window, taken from Paenibacillus kribbensis, encodes the following:
- a CDS encoding AraC family transcriptional regulator, with the translated sequence MNKVLDEIIDLMKSAGTRPIETGVPGLSMIKGDIPAHQLAALYEPMIGFTVQGTKILSIGERSTTLEGPSYYVLPVHVPATASVHPDRDGRPYMSLGLALNQNVLQSLLRDLPENLIPTSSEQFAACEIDIEFMEAWLRLLRLTNTSRDIPALAPAYEREILYRVLMGPQGWYLRQLGLRESDFSKISQIVKWFRDNFMRPIDIGEMASKSGMAINTFHRQFKRATGLSPIQFQKQLRLLEARNLIAFEGYAVASAAYQVGYQSPSQFNREYSRFFGSSPARDTEKLRRIESARD
- a CDS encoding SDR family NAD(P)-dependent oxidoreductase, which translates into the protein MKIAIVTGGSNGIGKATALELGKRGISVILTYNSNKDRAEAVVKEVEKNKGVRAVALKLDLTQISTFEGFVLEVKKSLKEIWDRTTFDYLVNNGGVGGPMMFHEMSEEYFDKILNTNFKGPVFLTQHLVQFMDDAGAIVNTTSSSKNQSFPGYSAYGSLKAAFSTWTRYIAKELAPRKIRVNAVSPGPTHSNFGDGVFDKHPEFIKPLAEQSVFGRIGQPEDLAKVIVNVLSDDFGWVTAQDIEVSGGHLL